A window of the Alnus glutinosa chromosome 4, dhAlnGlut1.1, whole genome shotgun sequence genome harbors these coding sequences:
- the LOC133866966 gene encoding isoaspartyl peptidase/L-asparaginase 1, which translates to MGWAIGLHGGAGDIPLTLPAERRQLREAALRHCLGIGVDALKDKKAPLDVVELVVRELENNPHFNAGRGSVLTNEGTVEMEACIMDGNTRRCGAVSGLTTVVNAISLARLVMEKTPHIYLAFDGAEKFAREQGVETVDQSHFITPENIERLKQAKEANRVQLDYTQPIQNDVKKETPSADGDSQIGTVGCVAVDNDGNLAAATSTGGFVNKMVGRIGDTPIIGAGTYANNLCAVSATGKGEAIIRSTVARDVAALMEFKGLSLKEAAAYVVEESVPRGNVGLVAVSAKGEVTMPFNTTGMFRACATEDGYSEIGIWPSVQN; encoded by the exons ATGGGGTGGGCCATAGGTCTACATGGCGGCGCCGGTGACATCCCGCTCACACTTCCGGCAGAACGCCGCCAGCTGCGTGAAGCCGCCCTGCGCCACTGCCTAGGAATCGGCGTCGACGCTCTCAAAGACAAAAAGGCCCCCCTCGATGTCGTCGAGCTTGTG GTTCGTGAACTAGAAAACAATCCGCACTTCAATGCGGGTAGGGGATCTGTCTTAACCAACGAAGGCACGGTTGAAATGGAAGCTTGTATCATGGATGGTAACACCAGAAGATGTGGAGCTGTTTCTGGTCTCACTACTGTCGTTAATGCTATATCTTTAGCACGACTGGTCATGGAGAAAACTCCTCATATATATCTTGCTTTTGATGGAGCAGAAAAATTTGCAAGGGAACAA GGTGTTGAAACTGTAGATCAGAGCCATTTTATAACTCCAGAAAACATTGAGAGGCTTAAGCAGGCAAAAGAAGCCAATAGAGTCCAG CTTGACTATACTCAACCTATTCAAAATGATGTGAAGAAAGAAACACCATCTGCTGATGGTGATAGCCAAATCGGGACAGTTGGATGTGTGGCTGTTGATAATGATGGGAATTTAGCTGCTGCAACTTCTACTGGTGGATTTGTCAACAAGATGGTTGGCAGGATTGGGGACACCCCGATCATAGGGGCGGGGACATATGCCAACAATCTCTGTGCAGTTTCCGCCACGGGGAAAGGTGAAGCAATAATCCGCAGCACTGTTGCAAGAGATGTAGCAGCTCTCATGGAATTCAAGGGTCTTTCTCTCAAGGAGGCTGCAGCTTATGTTGTAGAGGAGTCTGTTCCGAGAGGCAATGTTGGCTTGGTTGCTGTCTCTGCCAAAGGAGAAGTCACAATGCCTTTTAATACGACAGGGATGTTTCGAGCTTGTGCCACTGAAGATGGGTATTCAGAGATTGGAATATGGCCTTCCGTGCAGAACTGA